The Cognaticolwellia beringensis genome segment ATTGCGCTTATTGTTAGTCAAAAAATATTTAATAAAAATATTATGAAAGAGTTTTTAGGTGAAGCCTTAACCCTACCCGAAAACATCTGGAATAGATTAAATCTTGCATGGGCGCTGTTCTTTGCGCTATGTGGTTTCCTCAATTGGTACATTGCCTTTAACTTTAGTCTAGAAACCTGGGTTAACTTTAAAGTATTTGGCTTAACGGCATTAACTTTTGTGTTTGCTATTGGCTCGATAATATCATTGTATAAATACATGCCTGAAGACAAAGCAGAAGAAAAGCAAGAATAGCTTGGCATGCGTTTTTCGCGGCTTTTAATTAAACAATAATTTTTTGGATGTAAAATGTTTTATCTTATCTATAGTGAAGATGTTGAAAATAGCTTAGCGCTGCGTATGAGTGTACGTGAAAATCATTTAGATCGACTACGTGCGTTACAAGATCAAGGCAAGCTACTTGTAGCGGGCCCTTGCCCTGCTATTGATAGTGAAAACCCAGGTGATGCAGGCTTTACTGGTTCACTTATTATCGCAGAATTTGACAGTTTAGACGCTGCTAAACTGTGGGCAGACGCAGACCCTTACATAGCCGCGGGCGTTTATAAGAACGTTACCGTTAAACCGTACAAAAAAGTACTTCCAGCATAAGTATTGATTTTTAGCCATGAATAATAAAAATGTCAGTAAATACATCTTGGCAAGCTTACTACTATTTTCTAATGTGGTATTGGCTAAAAATAACGTAGCAAAGTGTGAAACAAAAATGGACACTTTATCCGAAGTGTCCCGTTGTTTGGATGGTACTAAAGTAAAAAAAGATCGAGAGTTACAAACTTGGGTAAATAATCAAATTTTTATCTTAGAAGAGTTAGCTGCTCATAACGGTCGCCGTACTTCGCTCGATATGTTTAAGCGCTCGCAACGTAATTTTATTAGCTATCGGGAAAATAACTGTCGGTGGCAATATTTAGTGGTTGCGCCTGATGAAGGCGCCGCTATTGCCTATAAAAAATGTTATATAACCTTGACACAGTATCGCATTGAAGAATTAACCCACCTTAATAAATAATTATTTTTGTATTATGACCTCTGGTTCAAAAAACGTCTTATCATCATGATAAAATTCCATAACTTACGCTCACCCATAGACTAAGTTATTCCTTGATTAAGTTATTCATCGCTTGATATATAACATGTTGTTAACATTATACAATCATGACAAACTAGCTTCACTTAATTTAATGAAGTAAATTTATGTACGCGCACAAAAACATCTGCCTTTACAGTTTTCTCATATTATTAATTATTAATCTTGTGGGCTGCGCTACCAAGCCTATGGACCCCTCAGAGCCGCTATCGCTAACAACTGCACGTTATGGTCACGCCGTTGTTAATGACGGAAACAAAATATATGTCATTGCGGGTGCTAACCAGTCTGGCTTCCTTTCTGATATAGAGGTTATTGACCCATCTACGAATAAAATTAATGTCTTGGCGAATAAAGTTATCCCAAGAAGATACTTTTCAGCGGTCTGGGATGGTAAGCATTCGATATATATATTAGGTGGCGTTAGCCTGAAAAATAAAAAGTTTCGGTATGAAAAGCGAGTTGAGATATTTGATACCCGCACAAATACAGTAAGTTTTGCTAAACCTATGCCTTTGCCAACACGGATCAACAGCGCAGTATTACTAAATGAGAAAATTTTTGTTCTAGGGGGCGCATACCCTAAAAATGGCAAATTAACCGCTAGTGCTTTAGTGACTGTGTTTGATATTAAAAATGACAATTGGAAGAGATCAGCTAATATGCCTACGGCAAAAACCACTCGGGCATTTATTAAAGGTAACTTTGTGTATGTTGTTGGTGGTTACGACAGCGTTTCATCTCTTGATGTATTTGAACGTTTTGACCCGATAATAAACCAATGGCTTACGCTCCCCCCATTACCTGTTAAAATAAGCGCTCACAGCATAAGCCTCATTGAAAATAAACTATTTATTTTTGGCGACTATAACAACTTAACCTCTACTTATCGTTATGATTTTGATGCTAACAAGTGGGAAAAAATAGATATAGACTATAAAGCTAGTCGCCATAATGCCACAACAACGCTAGGTGAAAGCACCTATGTTATAGGGGGTAATACCGGTACAAAAGGCCCGTTCCTAAATTATATTCAAGTATTTAAGCTGTAACCGAAAAACTTGACTATCGGTCTATATAAAGGTTTATCAACACTTTATCAGTAAATTTAAACTAAAGATAATTTTAGCCGTTCATATTATATATAGTTATTTTTGCGACTATAAATGTAGTTTTTGGTAAGATAAGAGTCGCAATAAAGCTTGATATACAACACAATTTACCCTAAATTATGGTTTGATTGCACATGAATGATTAGATTCAATATCTACGATGCTAAAATTTACAGATCATTAAATATTTAAAGTCACTTTTACAATCGCATGCTATTCACTGGGCTATTTTGTAAGGTATACCACAACCTAAAATTCAGTCTTTGCATATTTTAATATGTTATTGATATTTGTATTTTTTAAAATATCAAATGACACAACTTATACCAATCTGCACAAAGATGTGATCTAATGTGTTTTTATTTTGGATGCAGACACCACGCTTTGGAACAACTCACCTCAGTAGATTTACTCAAATTATCAAGAAAGGAAAAAGATGGGCGAAAGCGTATGCGTTTGCTTGCTGTTTCATACTTTTTAGATGGTCTCAGCAGAACGGATATTTCAACGACATTAAAAGTCGCTCGTTCAAGTGTTAATCGTTGGGTCACTGCTTATTTGACGAAGGGCTTGTCGGGCCTTGATAGTGTTAGCCCGAAAGGAAGACCTTCTATGCTTTCTCCAAAGCAACTAAGCCAACTTGCTCAATACGTTGAAAATCAGAGTTGCTCAACGGAGGGAGGTCGACTTATGGGACAAGATTTTTGTACCTTTATTAAGGAAGAATTCGACATAGATTATCATCGAGATCATGTATATAAAATACTGAAAAAACTAGGGTATTCATGGATAACAAGTCGCTCTAAACACCCTAAGCAATCACAAAGCGTCCAAGACGTTTTTAAAAAGCTTCCAGATGGAAACGATCCTTAACATCCCCTTTAATATTAGCTTAGATAAAGTTGATGTTTGGTTTCAAGATGAAGCACGCTTTGGCCAGCAAAATACAACAACAAGGTTATGGGCGAAAACGGGCAGTAGACCTAGAGCAGTAAGACAACAACAGTTCGAATATGCATACATGTTCGGGGCTGTTTGTCCTTCGACGGGCGCTACAGAGGCATTGATCTCACCCGTGATGAACAAAGACGTAATGAAAAAGCATTTAAAACAAATATCACGAGCCACACCCGAAGGTAGATATGCTGTTGTAGTAATGGATGGAGCTGGTTGGCATACAGAAGACACATTTGAAGATTTAAAAAATCTAGTCATGATCAAGTTACCTCCTTATTCCCCAGAGTTAAATCCAATTGAGCAGGTATGGCAATGGCTAAGACAAAATTGCCTAGCCAATAGATGCTTTAATGGCTATGAAAATATAGTTGATGAATGCAGCAATGCTTGGAATATCTTCAGAAGTGACGTAAAAAGAGTAATGTCGTTATGTAATCGTGACTGGATTAATCTGATTTAATGCTTATGCAGATTGGTATTACAAGTTATTAATTGAACTACCTTATGGAAATATTATCAAGTCTTTCAGTTTATTTAAGTAACCCGCGTACCTCTTTAAATAAGAAACTATTAAAGATTTGCACAACCATTAAAGCTGCTATTCCTGAATGTGATCGTGTAAGTATTTGGCTATTCTGTAGCGACTATTCTGAAATGCTTACATTGATGTGTGTCGACGAAAAAGGTCAACAGTCGATAGGTGAACATCTAATTGCAAGTGATTATAAAGATTACTTTATTCATATTATAGAGAATGAGTTTTTAGTTGCTTCCGATGCAAGAGAAAATGAGATATCAAAATGTTTTAACAATGGCTATTTTAAAGCACACGACATCCGCTCTTTATTGGATATTACTTTCAAAAAAGACTTTATTCCTTTAGGTATAATTTGCTGTGAACGCACAGGTGATACAACAGAGTGGCAACCAGAAGATATTAAAATACTTAAAAGCATTTCTGTAAAGGCATCGCTATTTATTAGTGATAATGTTTCCGATACTTATGCTAGTAAATCCAAAGAAGGTATAATTAAACTGCTAAATAGTTAATTTTATTTATGAACAATTAACCCTAAATAAATATGTTATTCAAGCGGTTATAAATCACATATATTCTGTAAAAAATCACCTTCTAACTTGGTAACGACTTAAAGCCGCATCAATAATTCCGGCTAATATCAAAGCGACTAAAAGTAACTGGCCGGCAATGGCAGCAAAAATATCAGGCGCTTTCATTAAAGTTGACATCAGCGAGTCTTCGTAATAAAAAAACCATTGATGATCGCCAGGAAATATCACAGTGTGCAAATAATAGAATATGTGTGTAAAGCCCCATACTCCCAGCATAGAAACCACCAACAAAACCAAACAGACTAACGATACTAACTTTTGTTTTCCTGTTGGCATTCTCCTTATTGAACTGAGGCTTAATAGCTTTAGCTTACCAAAATATAATAGTAAAAAACTGAACATAAAAGTTAAATTAAACCACCAAATAGATTCGACATTATCGAGTAAATTAGCAACATCTTGTAGGTGTTGCACTTCACTTTTAGTTAATAATTTTTTTACTCCAGCCTGTTGACTTACATAACTAATATCGACTAAACCATCACCGTGTTTGTGAATAGATTGAACAATATCGGCAAACTTTGTTACATGTAATTTAATATCATTAACCGGAAAGTCACGTTTACCTTGCGTATTCTTAGGCACATTGGTGCTAATCACCTCATTAATTTGTAATGTGGAATACCAAAAGCCGTATAGAAAGTTAGTTGCTTTACTCGCTTGCCAACTTATACCTAAAGAAAAAATGAGTAATGTTAAAGCAAAAATACACCAAATACATTGTCGAATGAATACATGTTTAAACATGGAGATTATGAAGCCTTTTTGATCATTGAGCGGAAAATTTTGTCCATCTAACTTGATAAATATGCATGCCCTTTACCGAGAAATTGGTGTTCGAATAACTCAATATTATAGTAATGCTAAAGCACATAATAACAGTAGCATAACCCAATAAAAGAAAACTGAATTCATTAAATATTTCTTACATATATTTATCACAAACCATGGTCAATTGTATTATTTCAATACAAAACACATGCATTAGTGACAACTGGATAATTACATCAGTTTAGCCACCCAATTACATCAAAACTGCAAGTCATTATCATCCAATATTACCACCAAATGACATCTGCTGTAGCCACTGAATTACATTAGATTTTCCGCTAATAAATAAGTTCACTTTGTGCATAGCTATCATCAGGATTTGCGTAAATAACGTCAGTTGATCCGACAAATCAGTCATTGGGGATTAGGGTAACTGGCTTAAAGACAAAAACTTCACAAATCCGACCTGATTTAGCCTTGAATTCACTACAAACAATAGTCCGCTTGGCCACCACAGCGGTCACTCAAACTTTAAATAATAAGGGCGGGAAATACGACAATTGCGGTCATAAATAAACATAAGTAAAGCTTGTATTCCCCCAATTTCACCAATTTCACCAATGTTGGTTGCAAACGCATTGTTTAGGAAGAGTTACGCAAAAGACATAAAAAAACCGTCAATCACGACGGCTTTGACATACAGTTAAGTATTTCCTACATACATAGTCCCCAATTAATACCATCATCACTACATTCTGTGGTGCGTGTATTATCTTCATGTTTCGTTATACGAACCCATTCATTGTCATTATTCGTATCAATCTGAACATCACTAGTTGTTTTGCGTTTACGCCAGTAACTCGCATCAATCTCTACAGCAGAATCAAATTCATAAGGAAGTGTATTCATATACGTAAACACATCAGTAGGGTCGAGAGCATCTGCTTTATCAACAACATTTATCCACGTCGATAACTCGTTAAAACTATCTTTATCATCACGGAAGAAAAATACGCCGAAGTAGTTATGATCGTCTACTGAGTAACTGACTCTAAACGACCTTTCATCAGGGGAATCTATAGCATCAGGAATACAAGTTTCAATTGTCGGGTGATTCGCTGATGGTATCGAGTTGCTGATCTCGTATGTAATATCGTAGTTTTTAAGTATGACTCTTTCAATTACCCCACAACGATAAGTTAAGTTATCGTTGACATAAATATCATTCCTAATACTCAATACACCATTGTAATTTTGATCGCCCCAAGAAGAATCTACTCTTTCAAGCTTCGATAAAACATAATCAACTTGATCTAAAGCGCCTGTATCTTTTAATTTAACATCCTCGATCAATGTTTTATTCTCAAGAAATATAATCTCATCTCTATACCAGGCATGGTCTAAATTGTATAGCTCATCATTTTCTTTGCTCTGGTAAACGACAACACGAACTTCAGTTGCATTAGGGTATTGCTCATTCAAATCCAACGTATATTTGTAAGCGGCCTTTAAGCCTTTAACTATCTCTTGAGCGGCAACATACGCAAAAGAATTATCATCTAAGATGAAATCAGCAAACATTTGCTCTTCGGACAAATTATAATGAGTAACAGCATTTAAAATAACACTTTCAACAACTGCTTTAATTTCATTGCGCAAAGCAATGTCGTCCATTAAATCTGAGCAACTAAGGTTACCTTTACCACTTCCTTGTAGCTTGCTTCGTAATAAGCCCCAAATACTCGACGTTAATGGTGAAATATGACGCAACTCATCATCAGATAACGTATCTATTGATGGTGGCAAGGCCATTTGGTAAGCGTCAGTTACGATTCCAGTGTCAGCATCTACAGCTCCCACAGGCACATCAACATATATAGTAGAGTATGGTAGGCACTGTTTCTGCTCTTCAGTAAACTCAAAGCTATAATCGCCCGCTTCGCCAGATAGAGTAGAAGGCTCAGTTTGTTCATCAAATTTGCCATTCCCGTTATAATCTAACCAAACAGTTGCACCTAATACATAACCATCAATAACTTTACCTGCAATGGTTGTGAGCTTTTCAATAACCGTCACGGCTCTAGTGACAGAAGATGAATTACCAGAGCTATCAGTCGCTGTATAAGTTAATTGATATGAGCCAATAGTAGATGTGCTCACCTCTCCATCAACGATAACGGATACATCACCATCGACATTGTCTAGTGCTGTCGCACCTGCATCAACATACACCTCACCAAACTCAACTGTGACTTCAGTATCACCTGTTAGGGTTATTACAGGGGCGATAGTATCAACCACATTAACCATTCTTGTAGCTGATGACGTATTGTCTGAATTGTCTGTTGCCGAATAAACTAATTCGTATACACCAATAATTGACGTATCTACCGCGCCATTAACCATCACAGTAATATCACCATCGGCATTATCTAGCGCTGTTGCTCCTACATCCTCAAACAAAGCCTCGAATTGAACCGTCATTAATGCTTCACCTGCCAATGTGATAACAGGAGCAACACTATCAACCACATTAATCGCTCTAGTTGCAGACGATGAATTACCAGAACTATCGGTCGCTGTGAAGGTTAATTTATATGAACCAACCGAAGATGTGTCCACCTCGCCATCAACGGTAACAGTTACATCACCATCAGCATTATCAATCGCAGCCGCACCTGCATCAACATAAGTGTCATCATATTGAACGGTGATTTGTGCATCACCTGCCAGTGTTATAACAGGGGCAATAGTATCAGTAACAACAGGAGTAGAGGATGAAGAATCACTCCCCCCCCCACAAGCAGAAAGAAGAGAGGCGAAAGCAAGGGTATAAAATAACCGCATAAATTTCCTTATAAAATATTTTATTGGAGCCACCTACGGCGGCAGAGTTTAAGTGCACTATAAACTAATAGAAAAAACAAGTCGTTATAACATTCTAACTCTATTAAAGCGATAAGTTTTTGCAGTGGTCAAAGGGGTCGTTGGTCACTATTTTATAGCAATAGTTACTTGAATTAATATTCCAATAATGTCGGCAATAGGTTCAAATATTCCAATAATAAATCAAATACCGACGGCAGCTTTGAGTTTAAACCAGCCCCACAAGTGGCAGAAAATTTTGGCTAATATTGCCCTAAATACGCCCCTGAATTTGCAAAGGCTTACTGTCCGCAATTTGGCTATCAGTTGTTCTAAAGAACAACTGATAGCTAACTTCGGCACTATAAAGCGCACAACGTGACCTTTAAATCTAGTGATTCCAACGACAGCAATAGGCTCCAAATGGCCCTTTCATATAATCAATCTAATGACTGCTTTATAAAGTTTCTTCATTTGTTAAGTGGCAACGCTGTATGTAATTGTATGGCCATAGTTGATGAAATTGGGTGGCAGCCACACGTTATTTTCCAATAACTTATTAGGGTTGAAAACAGCATAATAATTGAAGAAATTTAACGCTGAATATCTAATTGTCTTTTTGTCTTATAACAAATTATGTATTCCCTTTATCCCTAACACTAGTCAATTTTAGAATATGGCTGTAATACCATTTATTAGCTAGGTCGACTCTAGACGAAGGAAACAGCGCTAAACAGGTTATTCTTTAATTAATAACGCTGTAATAAAATTTTTGACGCAGAATAACGAGTGGGATAAATATAAATCACATGCAACAGAAATAGATCAAATAATACTTGAAATAACAGCTCAATCGATATACTGTATGTTTATACAGTATATCGAGGTTGGTACTATGATTAACATCAATAAAATAGATTTAGAACTAAATAACAGTAGCTTAGCTATAAATAACGCTGTAGAAAGTCCGCGTGAAATAAGTTTATCTTCTACATGGTGTAATATAGTACCTGTGAATAGTCCTTATGACTTATCTGAAAAATACCAAGATATTTGTCAAAATCATCATGATGATAACAAATGGATTTTAATGATTAATCCTGAAAACAATTCACTAGAACAACTCTCTAGTATGGGTAAAATTAATCCTGAAAAAATACTAAGAGTTAATGCAAATAAGGTTAATGTCAGCCTAGAGCATATTAAAAATACGTTATTAAAGGGTACTTGTTCAGCGATGATTTTGTCAGATACTAATTATAATGAAGCTCAACTAAGAGAAATATCGCGTTGTGCTGCTTTAGGAAAAACCCACTGTATTTTATTACAAAAAACAGATTCTCAACAAACCAAGCAACTTCATTAATTCACTAAATTAGTTCAATGGGAGTATGCTAGCAATAGGTTAATCTGTAGATATTAATAGTATCCGCATTGCGGTTATCAATAGGGCAAAAAAAAGGCCTGAAAAAGCTATAAATGATTAAACCATACTGGTGGTCATGATAAACTAGCTAAAATTTTAATAGCAATAGCCTATTTACATGTTATGTCCATGCGGCTCAGAACAAGCCTATACTGAATGTTGCCAACCATTTGTAATGGCAAGTAAACCCGTTAATTCCCCCGAACAACTAATGCGTTCACGCTACTCTGCCTATGCAAGTAAACAAGCAGAGTATATTTACCTCACTTATGCAAAGTCTAGCCAAGTTGAGCAATCAGTTGAAGATATTGCACAATGGGCTGCACAAACAACATGGTTAAAGTTAATTATTCACTATGCCAGTGATCATCAAAAAAATTTAGCTCGCAATGAGAATGCTCAAGTAGAGTTTTCCGCCTTTTATCAGCACAACGGTCAAATTTGGCAAATGCGAGAAATATCTAATTTTGTGATGGAAGATGGTAAGTGGCGATATCTTGATGGTGATGTCTCAGATAGCAAATTGTGTAATAAGCCCAAAAGAAATGAACTTTGTTTTTGTGGCAGTAATAAAAAGTTTAAGCAATGTTGTGCAAAGAATTTTTAGGCAACAGCATTCATTAATGGCGCTTTCACAATCGTTGTTTGTACTGCAGCTAACCAAGCCTGAGCATTAAAATCAGCCCTTTGTTGTGTTTTTTCAATTGATTTATCTTGGTGTTTTTGTTGGCAATACAAACTTGTATTAGTCATAACAGACTGACTTATATGTTTGGCATCGTCACGAAATACTAAAGGTTTAGGGTTAAGCGAGTTAGTTAACCGTAGATGTTCTAACTGCTGTAATTCTATTAAGCTGGCCTGATTATACATACTTATATCTTCAACGTTATTTAACGCGATAGGCGCTTCTTTGGGTAATTGAAAATATTTTCGTAGTTGCGCTGATGTCGTGATTTTTTCAGCAGTTTGTGAAAGTGGTAACTTGAATTGGCTATGCGCTCTAACATCGTCTGTTAGCATAGCGAGTAGAAGAGAAAAATCAGCACGACGATCATGTTGAACACTTTCGCTAAGCTGCTCGCCTAACTGAAGTTCATGAACAAGTATGTCGTTTGATAAAGCGTCTAGTGTCAAAATAATCTACTGTTTTACTGCTGATAATATTACTATCGGCAGCGTAATAAATTACTTTAATATTTCAGATAACTAATAATTAATTTTTACAATAATTACAATCTGTTGGACAATTTTTGTGCACTAAGCAATAACATGCTTAATTGGCCAACTTAATATAAAAGTCGCTCCGCCATGTTCACTGTCAACAACGGAAGCACTACCGCCATGCCATTCCATAATCCGGCATACAATGGCTAGACCTAAACCAAAGCCACCTGTTTCTCGGTTACGAGATGTATCACCGCGAGAAAAAGCGTCAAATATAGTACATTTAAAGTCATCAGACACTCCTTCACCATTATCAGTAACTTTTATTTGACAGTGATCATCTTTTTGCATGATGGTGATGTCTATTTCACCTTTACCGTATTTTATAGCATTTGAAATGTAATTATTTAAAGCTCGTCCGATAAATTGACGGTCAGCCTGAACGCTAACATCTCCAAGCATATTAATAATATTAAAATTTTGATCAAATTGTTGATAATTACTGACCTGCTTTTCAACAATTTCAACCAATGACTCTTCATTGAAGTTCAGTTCTGGTCTGTCACTATCGAAACTAGCATAAATCAACATTTCATTAATTAATTGCTCTAACTCACAAATATCTTTGCTAATAGCGGTGCGATATTTTTCTTGTTTAGCTTTATCAT includes the following:
- a CDS encoding septation protein A, which encodes MHAFLEYIPLVIFFVFYKFADIYWATASLIVASAIQIAYFLIRKQPIPKRNLIFFGLIAVFGGLTIYMHDDTFLKWKVTIIQGIFAIALIVSQKIFNKNIMKEFLGEALTLPENIWNRLNLAWALFFALCGFLNWYIAFNFSLETWVNFKVFGLTALTFVFAIGSIISLYKYMPEDKAEEKQE
- a CDS encoding YciI family protein, producing the protein MFYLIYSEDVENSLALRMSVRENHLDRLRALQDQGKLLVAGPCPAIDSENPGDAGFTGSLIIAEFDSLDAAKLWADADPYIAAGVYKNVTVKPYKKVLPA
- a CDS encoding lysozyme inhibitor LprI family protein translates to MNNKNVSKYILASLLLFSNVVLAKNNVAKCETKMDTLSEVSRCLDGTKVKKDRELQTWVNNQIFILEELAAHNGRRTSLDMFKRSQRNFISYRENNCRWQYLVVAPDEGAAIAYKKCYITLTQYRIEELTHLNK
- a CDS encoding Kelch repeat-containing protein, producing MDPSEPLSLTTARYGHAVVNDGNKIYVIAGANQSGFLSDIEVIDPSTNKINVLANKVIPRRYFSAVWDGKHSIYILGGVSLKNKKFRYEKRVEIFDTRTNTVSFAKPMPLPTRINSAVLLNEKIFVLGGAYPKNGKLTASALVTVFDIKNDNWKRSANMPTAKTTRAFIKGNFVYVVGGYDSVSSLDVFERFDPIINQWLTLPPLPVKISAHSISLIENKLFIFGDYNNLTSTYRYDFDANKWEKIDIDYKASRHNATTTLGESTYVIGGNTGTKGPFLNYIQVFKL
- a CDS encoding IS630 family transposase (programmed frameshift), whose protein sequence is MRLLAVSYFLDGLSRTDISTTLKVARSSVNRWVTAYLTKGLSGLDSVSPKGRPSMLSPKQLSQLAQYVENQSCSTEGGRLMGQDFCTFIKEEFDIDYHRDHVYKILKKLGYSWITSRSKHPKQSQSVQDVFKKLFQMETILNIPFNISLDKVDVWFQDEARFGQQNTTTRLWAKTGSRPRAVRQQQFEYAYMFGAVCPSTGATEALISPVMNKDVMKKHLKQISRATPEGRYAVVVMDGAGWHTEDTFEDLKNLVMIKLPPYSPELNPIEQVWQWLRQNCLANRCFNGYENIVDECSNAWNIFRSDVKRVMSLCNRDWINLI
- a CDS encoding GAF domain-containing protein, which codes for MEILSSLSVYLSNPRTSLNKKLLKICTTIKAAIPECDRVSIWLFCSDYSEMLTLMCVDEKGQQSIGEHLIASDYKDYFIHIIENEFLVASDARENEISKCFNNGYFKAHDIRSLLDITFKKDFIPLGIICCERTGDTTEWQPEDIKILKSISVKASLFISDNVSDTYASKSKEGIIKLLNS
- a CDS encoding DUF1461 domain-containing protein; amino-acid sequence: MFKHVFIRQCIWCIFALTLLIFSLGISWQASKATNFLYGFWYSTLQINEVISTNVPKNTQGKRDFPVNDIKLHVTKFADIVQSIHKHGDGLVDISYVSQQAGVKKLLTKSEVQHLQDVANLLDNVESIWWFNLTFMFSFLLLYFGKLKLLSLSSIRRMPTGKQKLVSLVCLVLLVVSMLGVWGFTHIFYYLHTVIFPGDHQWFFYYEDSLMSTLMKAPDIFAAIAGQLLLVALILAGIIDAALSRYQVRR
- a CDS encoding DUF5011 domain-containing protein; amino-acid sequence: MRLFYTLAFASLLSACGGGSDSSSSTPVVTDTIAPVITLAGDAQITVQYDDTYVDAGAAAIDNADGDVTVTVDGEVDTSSVGSYKLTFTATDSSGNSSSATRAINVVDSVAPVITLAGEALMTVQFEALFEDVGATALDNADGDITVMVNGAVDTSIIGVYELVYSATDNSDNTSSATRMVNVVDTIAPVITLTGDTEVTVEFGEVYVDAGATALDNVDGDVSVIVDGEVSTSTIGSYQLTYTATDSSGNSSSVTRAVTVIEKLTTIAGKVIDGYVLGATVWLDYNGNGKFDEQTEPSTLSGEAGDYSFEFTEEQKQCLPYSTIYVDVPVGAVDADTGIVTDAYQMALPPSIDTLSDDELRHISPLTSSIWGLLRSKLQGSGKGNLSCSDLMDDIALRNEIKAVVESVILNAVTHYNLSEEQMFADFILDDNSFAYVAAQEIVKGLKAAYKYTLDLNEQYPNATEVRVVVYQSKENDELYNLDHAWYRDEIIFLENKTLIEDVKLKDTGALDQVDYVLSKLERVDSSWGDQNYNGVLSIRNDIYVNDNLTYRCGVIERVILKNYDITYEISNSIPSANHPTIETCIPDAIDSPDERSFRVSYSVDDHNYFGVFFFRDDKDSFNELSTWINVVDKADALDPTDVFTYMNTLPYEFDSAVEIDASYWRKRKTTSDVQIDTNNDNEWVRITKHEDNTRTTECSDDGINWGLCM
- a CDS encoding YchJ family protein, which gives rise to MLCPCGSEQAYTECCQPFVMASKPVNSPEQLMRSRYSAYASKQAEYIYLTYAKSSQVEQSVEDIAQWAAQTTWLKLIIHYASDHQKNLARNENAQVEFSAFYQHNGQIWQMREISNFVMEDGKWRYLDGDVSDSKLCNKPKRNELCFCGSNKKFKQCCAKNF
- a CDS encoding VC2046/SO_2500 family protein; the encoded protein is MTLDALSNDILVHELQLGEQLSESVQHDRRADFSLLLAMLTDDVRAHSQFKLPLSQTAEKITTSAQLRKYFQLPKEAPIALNNVEDISMYNQASLIELQQLEHLRLTNSLNPKPLVFRDDAKHISQSVMTNTSLYCQQKHQDKSIEKTQQRADFNAQAWLAAVQTTIVKAPLMNAVA